A genome region from Primulina eburnea isolate SZY01 chromosome 9, ASM2296580v1, whole genome shotgun sequence includes the following:
- the LOC140841489 gene encoding uncharacterized protein: MMALRHGGGGGSFLAGKQVVPLDYQAEVSQRLLEAALCNDLKSAIECIGDPFADVNYVGAVCLRIRKTEIVLLEESPCEVRVDYEEFRTDVTPLFVAVNNGNIDLVKNLLSAGADLNLQLFRGFATTAAVREGHFEILEILLKAGASQPACEEALLEASNHGRSNSVKLLMGFDLIRPHVAIHALVTACCRGFVDVVKAFMKCGVDVNATDRMLLQSCKPCLHANADCTALVAAVVSRQISVVRLLLEAGARTDVKVQLGAWSWDTASGEELRVGAGLAEPYPITWCAVEYFEATGSILQMLLHHLSPNARHHGRTLLHHAILCGNDGAVKVLVKCGAHIETPVETTQKLGFRPLHFAARLGFPTILKSLIDSGCNLNSRTESGETALLISVKYKQEDCLKVLAKAGADFGLVDTASQTVVCIARSNQWHIEFQHIMLNVIRSGHTPMSSNTSAFSPFLFVVRSGDILGLKSLIGKKGIDLDEQDALGFSAMMIAAMEGHVDAFRKLVYAGADVKLCNKSGETAITLSQLSHNKDMFEKIMLDFALEKGNHKSGGFYALHCAARYGDLDAVKLLISKGYEINASDGDDYTPLMLAAREGNGEMCQLLISNGAHCDAKNAKGETALSLSRKYGGLQNDAKNIILNALARKLVLCGATVLKHTKEGKGSPHTKVIKMVGSTGVLRWGNSSCRNVICRKAEVGSSISFQRSRQKKGDGSKPGIFYVITSKNKEVHFVCEGGEEMAELWVRGIRLVTREAIFGG; the protein is encoded by the exons ATGATGGCATTGAGGcacggcggcggcggcggaagCTTTCTCGCGGGGAAGCAGGTGGTTCCCCTGGATTACCAGGCCGAGGTCTCGCAGCGGCTTCTCGAAGCTGCGCTATGTAACGATCTGAAATCGGCGATCGAATGCATCGGCGATCCTTTTGCTGACGTCAACTACGTTGGTGCTGTGTGCTTGAGGATCCGGAAGACTGAGATTGTTTTGCTTGAGGAGTCACCGTGCGAGGTGCGAGTCGATTACGAAGAGTTCCGGACTGACGTCACGCCGTTGTTCGTGGCTGTTAATAATGGAAATATTGATCTCGTTAAGAACTTACTG AGTGCAGGAGCTGATTTGAACCTGCAACTATTTAGGGGCTTTGCGACCACAGCAGCTGTAAGGGAAGGCCACTTTGAGATCCTTGAAATTTTACTCAAGGCTGGGGCATCTCAACCAGCATGTGAGGAAGCATTATTAGAGGCCAGCAATCACGGGCGATCAAATTCGGTGAAGCTTCTTATGGGTTTTGATCTTATACGGCCTCATGTTGCCATTCATGCTCTTGTGACAGCATGCTGTAGAGGTTTTGTGGATGTGGTGAAAGCTTTCATGAAG TGTGGAGTGGATGTGAATGCAACTGACCGCATGTTGCTTCAATCATGCAAACCTTGTCTACATGCAAATGCTGACTGTACTGCGCTTGTGGCTGCTGTGGTCAGTAGGCAGATCTCAGTTGTTCGCCTGCTGCTGGAA GCTGGAGCCAGAACCGATGTTAAAGTGCAGCTTGGGGCATGGTCATGGGATACAGCTTCAGGTGAGGAACTTCGAGTGGGTGCAGGGCTGGCAGAGCCTTACCCCATTACCTGGTGTGCAGTAGAATATTTTGAGGCAACAGGTTCAATCTTGCAGATGCTTCTCCATCACCTCTCCCCAAACGCCCGTCATCATGGAAGAACACTTCTCCACCATGCAATTCTCTGTGGCAATGATGGTGCTGTGAAAGTGCTTGTAAAATGTGGTGCTCACATAGAAACTCCAGTCGAGACCACTCAAAAATTGGGGTTTAGACCATTACATTTTGCTGCTCGTCTTGGATTTCCAACGATTCTTAAAAGTTTAATAGATTCTGGTTGTAATCTCAACTCCAGAACAGAATCCGGGGAAACAGCACTTTTAATCAGTGTCAAGTACAAGCAGGAAGATTGCCTTAAAGTATTAGCAAAAGCAGGTGCAGACTTTGGTTTGGTTGACACAGCTAGCCAAACTGTGGTTTGTATTGCAAGGTCTAATCAATGGCATATAGAGTTTCAACATATAATGCTGAATGTAATCCGAAGTGGTCACACGCCCATGTCTTCCAACACATCTGCATTTTCACCTTTTCTATTTGTAGTGCGATCAGGAGATATTCTaggtttgaaatctctgattgGAAAGAAAGGTATTGATCTTGATGAACAGGATGCTCTAGGTTTCTCGGCAATGATGATCGCTGCCATGGAAGGCCATGTTGATGCCTTCAGGAAACTTGTGTATGCTGGGGCTGATGTGAAGTTGTGCAATAAATCTGGCGAGACTGCTATCACTTTGTCTCAACTGAGTCACAATAAAGATATGTTCGAAAAAATCATGCTTGATTTTGCCCTCGAGAAGGGTAACCACAAATCTGGAGGATTTTATGCGTTACATTGTGCTGCCCGATATGGAGACTTGGATGCGGTGAAGTTACTGATAAGCAAGGGTTATGAAATCAACGCTTCAGATGGAGATGACTACACGCCACTGATGCTGGCTGCAAGGGAAGGTAATGGTGAGATGTGTCAACTCCTGATCTCCAATGGAGCACATTGTGATGCGAAGAATGCGAAGGGTGAAACTGCGTTATCACTTTCTAGAAAATATGGGGGACTGCAAAATGATGCCAAAAACATCATACTAAATGCACTTGCACGCAAGCTGGTATTATGCGGTGCTACGGTACTAAAGCACACAAAGGAAGGGAAAGGATCTCCGCACACTAAGGTCATTAAAATGGTAGGATCTACTGGAGTACTTCGATGGGGAAATTCGAGCTGCCGAAATGTCATTTGCCGAAAAGCTGAAGTAGGCTCTAGCATAAGCTTCCAGAGAAGCAGACAAAAGAAAGGTGATGGTAGTAAACCTGGAATTTTCTATGTGATCACATCAAAGAACAAGGAAGTCCATTTTGTGTGTGAGGGAGGAGAGGAAATGGCGGAGTTATGGGTGCGTGGTATTAGGCTTGTAACAAGGGAAGCTATTTTTGGCGGCTAG